A genomic window from Macaca mulatta isolate MMU2019108-1 chromosome 19, T2T-MMU8v2.0, whole genome shotgun sequence includes:
- the LOC705273 gene encoding methyl-CpG-binding domain protein 3-like 5 yields the protein MGEPAFTSFPRPPVLGKLKRNMMPWALQKKREIHMAKAHRRRAARSALPMRLTSCIFPRPVTRIRSHPDNQVRRRKGEEHLEKPQQLCAYRRMQALQPCSSQGEGSSPLQLENVLSILAPGMAGESLDRGRAERVHRLPEPTAGQFPAVAGGPTPGMGCQLPPPLSGQLVTRADIRRQARRVKKARERLARALQADRLARQAEMLTGR from the exons ATGGGAGAGCCTGCGTTCACCTCTTTTCCAAGACCACCTGTTCTG GGGAAGCTCAAAAGAAACATGATGCCCTGGGCTTTACAGAAGAAACGAGAAATCCACATGGCCAAGGCCCATCGGAGACGAGCTGCGAGGTCTGCTCTCCCCATGAGACTCACCAGCTGCATCTTCCCGAGGCCGGTGACAAGGATCAGGTCTCATCCTGACAACCAGGTCAGACGCAGAAAAGGGGAGGAGCACCTGGAGAAGCCACAGCAACTCTGCGCCTACCGGAGAATGCAGGCCCTGCAGCCCTGCAGCAGCCAAGGCGAAGGTTCAAGTCCACTGCAATTGGAGAACGTCTTAAGTATCCTCGCACCGGGGATGGCCGGTGAATCTCTGGACAGGGGTAGAGCTGAGCGTGTGCACAGGCTGCCCGAGCCCACCGCTGGGCAGTTTCCAGCTGTGGCAGGGGGGCCAACCCCAGGAATGGGTTGTCAGCTCCCACCGCCCCTCTCGGGCCAATTGGTGACTCGTGCAGATATCCGGAGACAGGCCAGGAGGGTGAAGAAAGCCAGGGAGAGATTGGCCAGGGCCTTGCAGGCAGACAGGCTGGCCAGGCAGGCAGAAATGCTGACGGGTAGATGA